One Idiomarina loihiensis L2TR genomic window carries:
- a CDS encoding efflux RND transporter periplasmic adaptor subunit, protein MMASWFRQSVFLIPLVFISAVISDQARAQTPVEYVEAKKQPIINSVDLPTTLSALNNSQLSFAVEGKLLSLNKDIGDRVSKGDLLARLDARQINSTIESLQAQVDSAKASLADEKQQLSELEELAETDFVPTSDLRRSRTRVQVAQAQLAETKALLNETEVNQNYHQLTAPFDGVIASRTADLGEWLSADQIVFQLVGSDNQHADVFLSQSYYSSINSDTQASLSYKDTTIDARLSRIVPFVDGNDRSFQVRLTGDYPDNWIVGIPLEASFEIDTGRVQASVPQDAVVRYSDGRTSVWIAVNENGEWQAKELSVELGLRFNGYVEVESGVSEGERVIVRGNEALTDGQALKLTESADYD, encoded by the coding sequence ATGATGGCATCATGGTTCAGGCAGTCTGTTTTCTTAATTCCGTTAGTCTTTATCTCTGCAGTAATTAGCGATCAAGCCCGTGCTCAGACGCCGGTCGAGTACGTTGAAGCTAAAAAGCAGCCGATAATTAATAGCGTTGACTTACCGACCACCCTATCCGCTTTGAATAACTCTCAACTCAGTTTTGCTGTCGAAGGAAAGTTATTGAGCCTGAACAAGGATATAGGTGACAGAGTGAGCAAAGGAGATTTGCTTGCACGGTTAGACGCGCGTCAAATTAATTCGACTATAGAATCTTTACAGGCTCAGGTCGACAGCGCTAAAGCCAGTCTTGCCGACGAAAAACAGCAGCTAAGTGAACTGGAAGAGTTAGCTGAAACCGATTTTGTTCCCACTAGCGATTTAAGGCGCTCACGTACCCGGGTTCAGGTTGCACAGGCACAGCTTGCAGAAACAAAAGCATTGCTAAACGAAACCGAAGTTAATCAAAATTATCATCAACTTACAGCACCTTTCGACGGCGTTATTGCTAGTCGCACTGCGGATTTAGGCGAATGGCTAAGTGCCGATCAGATCGTTTTTCAGTTGGTCGGCAGTGACAATCAGCATGCTGATGTGTTTCTTTCGCAGTCTTACTATTCCTCTATAAACTCTGATACTCAAGCATCGCTTAGCTACAAAGATACAACTATTGATGCTCGTTTAAGTCGCATAGTGCCTTTTGTGGATGGAAATGATCGTTCTTTTCAGGTTCGCCTGACTGGGGATTACCCTGATAACTGGATTGTTGGCATTCCATTAGAAGCCTCATTTGAGATAGACACCGGACGGGTTCAGGCCTCTGTGCCTCAGGATGCGGTTGTTCGTTACAGTGATGGCAGAACCTCTGTCTGGATAGCGGTGAACGAAAATGGTGAATGGCAAGCTAAGGAACTGTCAGTTGAGCTCGGCTTACGCTTTAATGGCTATGTCGAGGTGGAAAGCGGTGTAAGTGAAGGCGAGAGAGTCATAGTACGCGGTAATGAAGCTCTAACTGATGGTCAGGCGCTAAAGCTTACGGAGTCTGCTGACTATGATTGA
- the rmf gene encoding ribosome modulation factor — MKRQKRDRFERAHTQGFKAGLHGRSKDNCPYQTQDDFRSHWLGGWRDAMEARNTGLFR, encoded by the coding sequence ATGAAAAGACAAAAGCGCGATCGCTTTGAAAGAGCACATACTCAAGGCTTTAAAGCTGGTTTGCATGGTCGCTCAAAAGACAACTGTCCTTATCAAACCCAGGATGATTTTCGTTCCCACTGGCTGGGAGGTTGGCGAGATGCAATGGAAGCCCGAAATACCGGCCTATTCCGCTGA
- a CDS encoding glutaredoxin family protein, producing MSAFYLLTKPNCPLCTQAIQLLHSLDLEEPVELGVVDIAEQQELQEEYGWLVPVFIRGKDDAELRWPFDANQLLEFVEQ from the coding sequence ATGTCTGCGTTTTATTTGCTTACGAAACCAAACTGTCCGCTTTGTACTCAGGCTATTCAGTTACTGCATTCGCTCGACCTGGAAGAGCCGGTTGAACTTGGAGTAGTCGACATTGCCGAACAGCAGGAGCTGCAAGAAGAGTATGGCTGGTTAGTACCAGTATTTATTCGGGGAAAAGACGACGCAGAGTTGCGTTGGCCTTTCGATGCTAATCAATTGCTGGAGTTTGTAGAGCAATGA
- a CDS encoding CopG family ribbon-helix-helix protein codes for MATSVKLNDDMKKRVQNLANVRHRSSHWIMRQAIQDYVEREEKREAFKQDALRAWEDYQHNGLHLTAEEADEWLAKLESGDDAELPTCHK; via the coding sequence ATGGCAACATCCGTAAAACTGAATGACGACATGAAAAAACGCGTGCAAAATCTGGCGAACGTCCGGCACCGTTCCTCACACTGGATCATGCGTCAGGCGATCCAGGATTATGTTGAACGTGAAGAAAAACGGGAAGCGTTTAAACAGGACGCACTTCGCGCCTGGGAGGATTATCAGCATAATGGTTTGCATTTGACGGCAGAGGAAGCTGATGAATGGTTAGCCAAACTTGAATCGGGTGACGATGCTGAGCTGCCGACGTGTCACAAGTAA
- a CDS encoding DUF3466 family protein — translation MKSFTLKSLTVAIVSTVSFASAADTYNIETIETLNNYRSSIPQSINASGQIVGVARFPENVEIDFSKVPSRLLAQIGFDPEEDEELTIAQYQAIVENLGNYANSSLQTQRIGLNQAFIYNGTSSEVNAVSATADQLANSVDSFLYSINNANTAVGVTSAPFELIEHQYTNADDETETAEYFVSDFLSRGMWYNNGESSVVEPQAQDYLGGESAIFDINDSGLAAGYESIGLSPAATTRIEESCEDPEVASASQPLEVCVWGIWRGLQNADASNIAAFNNSRYRYSRPRSGYNAGRSIYDIRGKLWQFDASGEVISQVELPTLVERRSDDENDFSSYAYAVNNNDIAVGQSWTYHPDRGAIRMPAIFQNQEALPVTEDPVYLWGSATDINDSNIAVGHLTKRPAGTLRSYGFYYDVDASELTILDSFFNGASTVIRSINDNGEMVGTAEVDPTLSQVRARAGFYYDMSAEAPQIINLNNTISCDSEYNIVDANDITENGEIIATALKTEEYTDEEGETRTREILVNIKLDPIEGELNNCTDNEEPVERQGAAVGLGSLLGFGALGLLITGIRRRTFLKTKKS, via the coding sequence ATGAAATCATTTACGTTGAAGTCACTTACCGTAGCAATTGTTTCAACAGTCTCTTTTGCATCTGCAGCAGACACTTATAATATTGAAACAATTGAAACTTTGAATAATTATCGAAGCAGTATCCCGCAAAGTATTAACGCAAGTGGGCAAATTGTTGGTGTTGCACGTTTTCCCGAAAATGTCGAAATTGATTTTTCTAAAGTTCCTTCGCGACTACTCGCGCAGATAGGTTTTGATCCCGAAGAAGATGAAGAACTGACTATTGCTCAGTATCAGGCAATTGTAGAAAACCTGGGAAACTATGCAAATAGCAGCCTTCAGACTCAGCGTATTGGATTGAACCAGGCTTTTATTTATAACGGGACTAGCAGTGAAGTTAACGCGGTATCAGCAACTGCGGATCAACTCGCTAATAGCGTCGACAGCTTCTTATACTCTATCAATAATGCCAATACAGCGGTTGGTGTTACTAGTGCACCGTTTGAGCTTATTGAACATCAATATACCAATGCCGACGACGAAACTGAGACTGCAGAGTACTTCGTATCAGACTTTCTAAGTCGCGGAATGTGGTACAACAACGGCGAATCCAGTGTCGTTGAACCTCAAGCTCAGGATTACCTGGGGGGCGAAAGTGCCATTTTTGATATCAACGATAGTGGACTTGCTGCCGGTTATGAAAGCATTGGTTTAAGTCCTGCTGCGACGACTCGAATTGAAGAGAGCTGCGAAGACCCTGAAGTTGCCAGTGCATCACAGCCCCTGGAGGTTTGTGTATGGGGCATTTGGAGGGGCTTGCAAAATGCCGATGCGTCGAATATCGCGGCCTTTAATAATAGCCGTTATCGCTATAGTCGTCCGCGTTCAGGTTATAATGCGGGTCGTTCTATCTATGACATTCGCGGAAAGTTATGGCAGTTTGACGCCAGTGGTGAAGTCATTAGCCAAGTTGAATTACCAACTTTGGTAGAAAGAAGAAGTGACGATGAAAATGACTTTTCAAGCTACGCTTACGCCGTTAATAATAATGACATAGCGGTAGGGCAAAGCTGGACTTATCATCCTGATCGCGGTGCTATTCGCATGCCGGCAATTTTCCAGAATCAAGAGGCGCTGCCTGTAACTGAAGACCCGGTTTATTTGTGGGGCTCAGCAACAGACATCAACGACTCGAATATTGCTGTCGGACATTTAACCAAACGTCCCGCAGGAACGTTGCGAAGCTACGGCTTCTATTACGATGTTGATGCGAGTGAATTGACGATTCTTGACAGTTTCTTTAATGGCGCATCGACTGTCATCCGCAGTATCAATGATAACGGCGAAATGGTCGGTACAGCAGAGGTTGACCCTACATTGTCTCAGGTTCGTGCTCGTGCTGGTTTCTACTATGATATGAGTGCAGAAGCCCCACAAATTATCAACCTGAACAATACCATTAGCTGTGACAGTGAATACAATATTGTTGATGCCAATGATATTACCGAAAACGGTGAGATTATTGCTACAGCGCTCAAAACTGAAGAGTATACAGACGAAGAAGGGGAAACCCGGACCCGTGAAATTCTTGTCAATATAAAGCTCGATCCTATTGAAGGCGAACTTAATAACTGTACTGACAATGAAGAACCTGTAGAGCGTCAGGGCGCAGCTGTCGGGCTTGGCTCGCTACTTGGATTTGGCGCCTTAGGTTTGCTTATTACCGGAATAAGAAGAAGAACCTTCCTTAAGACCAAAAAATCATAA
- a CDS encoding type II toxin-antitoxin system RelE/ParE family toxin: MSQVIWSPAALADVKRLHDFLRDKDPIVARKAVKSIRQNVLILAGQPEIGRPLDDMPIEFREWLIDFGQSGYVALYRYDGFETIILAVRHQKEVGYS; encoded by the coding sequence GTGTCACAAGTAATTTGGTCCCCGGCCGCTTTAGCGGACGTGAAACGTCTGCATGATTTTTTACGAGATAAAGACCCGATAGTGGCCCGTAAGGCCGTCAAAAGCATTCGCCAAAACGTCCTTATTTTGGCTGGCCAACCCGAGATTGGCCGCCCGCTGGATGATATGCCCATTGAATTTAGAGAGTGGCTCATTGATTTTGGCCAGAGCGGTTATGTTGCTCTCTACCGTTACGATGGCTTTGAAACGATCATCCTTGCGGTGCGACACCAAAAGGAAGTTGGCTATTCGTGA
- the fabA gene encoding 3-hydroxyacyl-[acyl-carrier-protein] dehydratase FabA produces MNQSSFTREELLACSRGEMFGPGNSKLPAPNMLMMDRIIEINEDGGSAGKGFIHAELDINPDLWFFDCHFKGDPVMPGCLGLDAMWQLLGFHLAWSGGPGRGRALGVGEVKFTGQILPEHKKVSYFIDMTRVIKRKLFMGVGNGRVEVDGREIYTAKDLKVGLFTDTSTF; encoded by the coding sequence ATGAATCAATCGAGCTTTACTCGTGAAGAACTTCTTGCCTGCAGTCGCGGGGAAATGTTTGGTCCTGGTAACAGTAAGTTGCCCGCACCTAATATGTTAATGATGGATCGCATCATTGAAATTAACGAAGACGGTGGATCGGCCGGAAAAGGTTTTATCCATGCCGAGCTCGATATTAACCCTGACCTTTGGTTCTTTGACTGTCACTTTAAAGGTGACCCGGTAATGCCTGGCTGTTTGGGTCTTGATGCTATGTGGCAGTTGCTTGGTTTTCACCTGGCGTGGTCTGGTGGCCCGGGGCGCGGGCGTGCACTAGGTGTTGGTGAAGTTAAATTCACCGGGCAAATTCTGCCGGAACACAAAAAAGTCAGTTACTTTATTGATATGACACGAGTTATTAAGCGCAAATTATTTATGGGCGTAGGAAATGGTCGTGTCGAAGTTGATGGTCGCGAAATTTACACAGCCAAAGACTTAAAAGTTGGCTTGTTTACCGACACCTCTACTTTTTAG
- a CDS encoding LysR family transcriptional regulator, protein MSFPDVTNYYLFAQVMACGSISAASRELGLPKSTISRKMALLEQEQGTRLFHRSRSGLKLTDVGREFLVHCERLVSAAESAQQVTQRLLDKPRGKVEISAPYALSQSLLVQVLPEFMSLYPEVEIQLVVTNRPVNLIEEGIDIALRVRKNIEDSSLIARPISQAPQTLYIAPDLINQNSITEPEDLLTFEHLSMHYTNGRYGYELIHSSGLQKNIRIKPRLITDDMIVLREAAIKKLGIVALPNYLCNDAVNSGELVPVLTDWHLPIGIMHITYSHRRGILPAVRVLIDFLAEKLPHLAQQQF, encoded by the coding sequence ATGTCCTTTCCTGATGTCACAAACTACTACCTATTCGCTCAGGTTATGGCCTGCGGCAGTATCAGCGCAGCCTCACGGGAGCTCGGTTTGCCCAAATCCACCATAAGCCGAAAAATGGCTTTACTTGAACAAGAGCAGGGCACCCGGCTGTTTCACAGAAGCCGATCAGGACTTAAACTAACCGACGTTGGACGTGAGTTTCTGGTGCACTGCGAGCGACTTGTCAGCGCGGCTGAATCGGCTCAGCAAGTGACACAACGTTTACTGGATAAACCCCGGGGGAAAGTTGAAATAAGCGCGCCCTATGCTTTAAGTCAAAGCTTGTTAGTCCAGGTGTTACCTGAATTTATGAGCTTGTATCCGGAAGTTGAAATTCAGCTTGTTGTGACAAACCGGCCAGTTAACTTAATAGAAGAGGGCATCGACATTGCTTTGCGCGTACGAAAAAATATAGAAGACTCAAGTTTAATAGCCAGACCCATAAGTCAGGCTCCTCAAACCCTTTATATCGCTCCCGATTTAATAAATCAGAACTCAATAACTGAGCCTGAGGACTTATTAACGTTCGAACATTTGAGTATGCATTACACCAACGGACGATATGGTTATGAATTGATCCATAGTTCAGGGCTGCAAAAAAACATCAGAATAAAACCCCGGCTTATCACCGACGACATGATTGTCTTACGAGAAGCTGCAATAAAAAAACTTGGTATTGTCGCTTTGCCAAATTACCTCTGTAACGATGCAGTGAATAGCGGGGAACTCGTCCCCGTTTTAACCGACTGGCATCTACCCATCGGAATTATGCATATAACGTACTCGCACCGACGCGGAATATTGCCGGCAGTGCGTGTCCTTATCGATTTCCTCGCTGAAAAGCTTCCGCATCTTGCACAGCAGCAGTTTTAA
- a CDS encoding ATP-binding cassette ATPase Uup: MSLLRVQDAHLAFGADAILDGVDFTIEAGERVCLVGRNGAGKSTFLKAIDNEVVLDSGQIQWVGDTKVTRLPQDPPKQSEQRVFDYVAEALAESGKALARYHELSASLTDSPSSATLDEMDKLQNQLDAINGWQVNTRIEQVLTQLQLPADETMAALSGGWLRRVALARALVVDPDILLLDEPTNHLDIEMVRWLEEQIVNFSGAVLFISHDRAFIRRLATRIIDLDRGHLTSYPGSYDTYLQKKQEALEVEANHNAEFDKKLAAEETWIRQGVKARRTRNEGRVRALQDLRKQRQQRRELQGKANLAVNESSRSGKKVFEGENMALRFGDKPIINDLDLLLMRGDKVAFVGPNGCGKSTLIKVILGMQEVDSGKVQLGTNLEVAYFDQHRAQLDPEQTVMDNVGDGKQDIEFQGRSRHILSYLQDFLFSPKQSRTPVRALSGGERNRALLAKILLKPSNILVLDEPTNDLDIETLELLEQIVANYQGTVLLVSHDREFVDNTATSVLYFEGEGVITEIIGGFTELNHYLAAKAENSFHSNGTKAAAKESDSNKSSQSKGKTADKGSDKPRKKLSYKLQRELEQLPKVIAEKEAKLEELQQLMNEPGFFEQPLEKTEPVMTQIAEIEGQLMQDLERWEELENLSEQSS; the protein is encoded by the coding sequence ATGAGTTTATTACGTGTACAGGATGCACACCTGGCCTTTGGCGCTGATGCCATTTTAGACGGTGTTGATTTTACCATTGAAGCCGGTGAACGAGTTTGTTTGGTTGGCCGTAACGGCGCCGGTAAATCCACTTTCTTAAAAGCGATAGATAACGAAGTGGTCTTAGATTCAGGCCAAATACAGTGGGTGGGCGATACCAAAGTGACCCGTTTGCCGCAGGATCCGCCTAAACAGTCGGAACAGCGAGTGTTTGACTACGTAGCTGAAGCGCTGGCTGAATCGGGCAAAGCACTGGCTCGTTACCATGAATTGTCTGCCAGTCTTACTGACTCCCCCAGCAGCGCAACGCTTGACGAAATGGACAAACTGCAGAATCAACTGGATGCTATTAACGGCTGGCAAGTCAATACACGCATTGAACAGGTTTTGACTCAGCTGCAATTACCCGCAGATGAAACCATGGCCGCACTTTCCGGCGGTTGGTTGCGTCGCGTGGCGCTAGCTCGGGCGTTGGTTGTTGATCCGGACATCTTACTGCTGGATGAGCCGACCAACCACTTGGATATTGAAATGGTGCGTTGGCTGGAAGAGCAAATCGTTAACTTCTCCGGGGCTGTGTTATTTATCAGTCACGACCGGGCGTTTATCCGCCGTTTGGCTACACGAATTATCGATTTAGACCGCGGACATTTAACCAGTTACCCGGGCAGCTACGATACCTACCTGCAGAAAAAACAGGAAGCACTGGAAGTTGAAGCAAACCACAACGCTGAGTTTGATAAAAAGCTGGCAGCTGAAGAGACCTGGATACGCCAGGGCGTTAAGGCTCGCCGTACTCGTAACGAAGGGCGGGTACGTGCACTTCAGGATCTGCGGAAGCAACGTCAGCAAAGACGCGAACTTCAGGGTAAGGCAAATCTGGCAGTGAACGAATCCTCACGTTCCGGTAAAAAGGTCTTTGAAGGCGAAAATATGGCTTTGCGTTTTGGCGACAAGCCTATTATTAATGACCTGGATCTTTTGTTGATGCGCGGCGACAAAGTGGCGTTTGTCGGGCCTAATGGTTGTGGTAAAAGTACGCTGATTAAAGTTATTTTAGGCATGCAGGAAGTGGACAGCGGTAAAGTTCAGCTAGGCACTAATCTGGAAGTCGCTTACTTTGATCAACACCGGGCGCAGCTTGACCCTGAACAAACCGTTATGGACAACGTTGGTGACGGCAAGCAGGACATAGAGTTTCAGGGCCGCAGCCGACATATTTTAAGTTACCTGCAGGATTTTCTCTTTTCACCGAAACAGTCACGAACCCCTGTTCGGGCGCTTTCCGGTGGAGAAAGGAACCGGGCGTTGTTAGCGAAAATACTGCTGAAACCCAGTAATATTCTAGTACTCGATGAGCCGACTAACGACCTGGATATTGAAACCTTAGAACTGCTCGAGCAAATTGTTGCGAATTATCAGGGTACGGTTCTGCTGGTCAGTCACGACAGGGAATTTGTAGACAACACAGCAACCAGCGTGCTGTATTTTGAAGGTGAGGGCGTTATTACTGAAATTATTGGTGGTTTTACCGAACTAAACCACTATTTAGCGGCAAAAGCTGAAAATTCATTTCATAGCAACGGAACCAAAGCGGCAGCTAAAGAGTCTGACAGCAACAAAAGTTCGCAAAGTAAGGGAAAAACCGCAGACAAAGGTTCAGACAAGCCGCGGAAGAAGTTATCCTATAAATTGCAACGCGAATTAGAGCAGTTACCCAAAGTTATTGCAGAAAAAGAAGCAAAACTTGAAGAATTACAACAGTTAATGAATGAACCGGGGTTCTTCGAACAGCCATTAGAAAAAACCGAACCAGTCATGACTCAAATTGCCGAAATTGAAGGGCAGTTGATGCAGGATCTGGAGCGCTGGGAAGAACTGGAAAACTTATCAGAACAGAGTAGTTAG
- a CDS encoding FMN-dependent NADH-azoreductase has translation MKVLHLDSGIFLEQSVSRQVSQNIVNKLKEKQDITLFHRDLVANPVPHLAADELLAEEKPLIDELVQELLDADTLVIGAPMYNFTIPTQLKAWFDRVLQAGVTFKYTEQGPQGLVNGKKVYIASGRGGIYSQGEAQAMDHQESYLKQVLAFIGITDVTIIRAEGMNMGDEPRQQGFKEAEQEIETI, from the coding sequence ATGAAAGTTTTACATTTGGATTCAGGTATCTTTTTAGAACAATCTGTTAGCCGTCAGGTTAGTCAGAACATTGTTAATAAACTTAAAGAAAAACAAGACATTACCCTTTTTCACCGAGACTTGGTTGCAAACCCTGTTCCTCACCTGGCAGCTGATGAGTTATTAGCTGAAGAGAAGCCTTTGATTGATGAGCTGGTTCAAGAACTGCTCGATGCAGATACGCTTGTCATTGGTGCACCAATGTATAACTTCACTATTCCGACTCAGCTAAAAGCTTGGTTTGACCGTGTATTGCAAGCTGGTGTCACTTTTAAATATACAGAACAAGGCCCTCAAGGCTTGGTAAATGGCAAAAAAGTTTATATCGCGTCTGGTCGGGGTGGCATCTATTCTCAAGGTGAAGCCCAGGCTATGGATCATCAGGAAAGCTACTTAAAACAGGTACTTGCTTTTATCGGTATTACCGACGTGACCATCATCCGCGCCGAGGGCATGAACATGGGTGATGAACCACGCCAACAAGGCTTCAAAGAAGCTGAACAGGAAATTGAAACAATATAA
- a CDS encoding Lon protease family protein translates to MKLDCLALQPQTGEWLKELPAELKEDALVGQKRAVTALKNALRQHGTYSNIYALFPGGLLKRDILDAYFTDSRWEFTNWYDWLYLANPSDPLRPLCVNLPSGTADAAIKAIWGFLQRPLDQREEAYNTIIEQFDTHKLRDYMQQIRDKKAEDIQGESLASVLVGHQHPAPYYYCDRVTEERLFGHIGVQSVEGTVSSELHLIEAGLLHKANGGVLAIEVAQLLENITLWKRLKDVIEGGEFEWPRQSPTSGAAFFYRPESVPINIKIILLGSRNEYAQLREYDEDFDNFFPFLADFHGHYATQNEPVAPYFNYLQYVWQLADVLPLSTDGYSALLRVCARYTDYQQELTLNTIQLLQLLREANDCALQNQHAKIDKAAIDLALQQQRDREGNLAELSRRSILEQQVRIDTHGSAVGQLNGLTVVTMGGSEFGEPSRITATIHYGDGDIIDIERKSDLSGNIHTKGVMILSAYLANQFARHEPLSVSATVVFEQSYYEVDGDSASLGELCCLISALAEQPVKQSLAITGAVDQFGNVQSIGAVNEKIEGYYALCAHRGLNGEQGVIIPQSNKHQLNLNDEIVEAVKNGQFHVYTVEHVEEALELLTETSVKTLFEKVRERTLDSSDNDQPRGFWQRLFG, encoded by the coding sequence ATGAAATTAGACTGTCTGGCGCTACAGCCACAAACCGGCGAGTGGCTCAAAGAGCTGCCTGCGGAACTTAAAGAAGATGCCTTAGTTGGGCAAAAACGTGCTGTTACAGCCTTAAAAAACGCGTTACGTCAGCATGGTACATACTCTAATATTTATGCTTTATTTCCTGGTGGCCTTTTAAAACGGGACATCCTGGATGCCTACTTTACAGATAGTCGTTGGGAGTTCACTAATTGGTATGACTGGCTGTATCTGGCGAATCCGTCCGATCCTCTGCGTCCTCTATGCGTTAACTTGCCTTCAGGAACCGCCGACGCTGCAATTAAAGCGATATGGGGTTTTCTGCAGCGTCCGCTAGATCAGCGCGAAGAAGCTTACAACACCATTATTGAACAGTTTGATACCCACAAGCTGCGTGACTACATGCAACAAATACGGGATAAAAAGGCCGAGGACATTCAGGGCGAGAGCCTGGCCTCTGTTTTAGTGGGACATCAGCACCCTGCCCCTTACTACTATTGCGACCGTGTTACTGAGGAACGGCTCTTTGGTCACATTGGTGTGCAATCGGTTGAAGGAACGGTAAGTTCAGAGCTGCATTTGATTGAGGCCGGCCTTTTGCATAAAGCGAACGGTGGCGTTTTGGCTATTGAAGTTGCTCAGTTGCTTGAAAACATCACGCTCTGGAAACGCCTGAAAGATGTTATCGAAGGTGGAGAATTTGAGTGGCCGCGTCAGTCACCGACTTCCGGCGCGGCATTCTTTTATCGACCCGAGTCTGTGCCCATTAATATTAAGATTATTTTATTGGGTTCACGTAACGAATACGCACAGCTGCGCGAGTATGACGAAGACTTTGATAACTTCTTCCCGTTTTTGGCTGATTTTCACGGCCATTATGCAACTCAAAATGAGCCGGTAGCGCCCTACTTCAATTACTTGCAGTATGTGTGGCAACTCGCCGATGTGCTGCCGTTAAGTACAGATGGTTACTCAGCCTTACTACGAGTTTGTGCCCGATACACGGATTATCAGCAAGAGCTCACGTTAAACACAATACAATTACTGCAGCTGCTTCGCGAAGCCAACGACTGTGCGCTGCAGAATCAGCACGCAAAGATAGACAAGGCCGCAATCGATTTAGCGCTGCAGCAACAACGGGATCGTGAAGGTAATCTTGCTGAACTGAGCCGCCGCAGCATACTCGAGCAGCAGGTTCGAATTGACACTCATGGTTCTGCAGTTGGCCAGCTAAATGGCCTGACGGTAGTGACTATGGGCGGCAGTGAGTTCGGTGAGCCTTCCCGTATTACGGCAACTATCCACTATGGTGACGGCGACATTATTGATATTGAACGTAAGTCTGATCTTTCGGGCAATATTCACACCAAAGGAGTTATGATTTTAAGTGCTTATCTGGCGAATCAATTTGCCCGCCATGAGCCGCTATCGGTATCAGCTACAGTGGTATTTGAACAATCGTATTATGAGGTAGATGGTGACAGCGCCTCTTTAGGCGAACTTTGCTGCCTCATTTCGGCGTTAGCGGAGCAGCCCGTCAAACAATCGCTTGCAATAACCGGAGCCGTTGACCAATTTGGTAACGTTCAGTCAATTGGTGCGGTGAATGAAAAAATTGAAGGCTATTACGCCCTTTGTGCTCATCGGGGCCTTAATGGCGAGCAAGGCGTGATCATTCCACAGTCAAATAAGCATCAATTAAATCTGAATGATGAGATTGTAGAAGCCGTTAAAAATGGACAATTTCACGTTTATACGGTTGAGCACGTTGAAGAAGCTTTGGAGCTATTAACAGAAACGTCAGTTAAAACGCTTTTCGAAAAGGTTCGGGAGCGAACGCTTGATAGTTCTGATAATGATCAACCACGTGGTTTTTGGCAGCGCCTTTTTGGTTAA
- a CDS encoding CPXCG motif-containing cysteine-rich protein yields MSLTDPKTFECPYCMAINDIEIDWINDIGQHQIVDCQICCQPIEIEILQLGDDVQIKAHRDDE; encoded by the coding sequence ATGAGCTTAACGGATCCGAAAACATTCGAATGTCCTTATTGTATGGCAATAAATGACATTGAAATTGATTGGATAAATGATATTGGCCAACATCAGATTGTCGATTGTCAGATCTGTTGTCAGCCAATAGAGATCGAAATTCTGCAACTAGGGGATGATGTGCAAATTAAAGCGCACCGTGATGATGAATAA